A single Natranaerobius thermophilus JW/NM-WN-LF DNA region contains:
- the meaB gene encoding methylmalonyl Co-A mutase-associated GTPase MeaB, whose product MEVTELTWKNPRAIAKALTIVENNDEQVTSLMDQVYPKTGTSHIIGITGAPGAGKSSLVSSLIKQFRGRDLKVGIIAVDPSSPFSGGAILGDRVRMQDHSLDKGVYIRSMASRGSLGGVSVSTREAVAILDASGFDIIIIETVGVGQSEVEVIQIADTVSVVLTPNSGDSIQTMKAGIMEVGDIFVINKLDLPGADKILREIESMLDFHYHDDTERPEIVSTSAVSGQGINELANVFIDHKNLLKDTGRWEELRNERAQKQVLELIRQDLGRKLELLMERHQGEDSIMEQVKTQQISPHRAAIKLVNEVMGG is encoded by the coding sequence ATGGAAGTCACTGAGTTAACTTGGAAAAATCCTAGGGCAATAGCCAAAGCCCTGACTATAGTTGAAAACAATGATGAGCAAGTTACAAGTTTAATGGATCAGGTGTATCCTAAAACTGGAACATCCCATATCATTGGTATTACAGGAGCACCTGGAGCGGGTAAAAGCTCACTGGTCAGTTCTTTAATAAAACAGTTCCGAGGTCGGGATTTAAAAGTAGGAATAATAGCAGTGGATCCCTCAAGTCCTTTCAGTGGAGGAGCGATCCTTGGAGATCGTGTTAGAATGCAGGATCACTCCCTAGACAAAGGGGTGTACATTAGAAGTATGGCCAGCAGAGGTAGTTTAGGTGGAGTTAGTGTTTCTACTAGGGAAGCAGTGGCAATTTTAGATGCCTCTGGTTTTGATATAATAATTATTGAAACAGTTGGTGTAGGACAGAGTGAAGTTGAAGTAATTCAAATAGCAGATACGGTATCTGTTGTTTTAACTCCTAACTCAGGTGATAGTATACAAACTATGAAAGCTGGTATTATGGAAGTTGGCGATATTTTTGTAATTAACAAATTAGATCTCCCAGGTGCTGATAAGATTTTACGAGAAATTGAAAGTATGTTAGATTTTCATTATCATGATGATACTGAACGACCTGAAATAGTGTCTACATCTGCTGTATCGGGACAGGGTATTAATGAATTGGCAAATGTTTTTATAGATCATAAAAACTTGCTTAAGGATACTGGAAGATGGGAAGAGCTAAGAAATGAAAGAGCACAAAAACAAGTCTTGGAACTCATTCGTCAAGACCTGGGGAGAAAATTAGAACTTCTAATGGAAAGGCATCAGGGTGAAGATTCAATCATGGAGCAGGTGAAAACACAACAAATCAGTCCTCATAGAGCTGCTATTAAACTAGTGAATGAAGTTATGGGGGGGTAA
- a CDS encoding LL-diaminopimelate aminotransferase yields the protein MQSAHRLNNLPPYLFADLDKMVQKEQAKGKEIIKLGIGDPGMKPPEGIIKAATQEMYKGENHGYPAYDGIDKLKHAIKEYYQSRFGVELNPDREILTLIGSKEGIANISQAILNPGDINFIPDPSYPVYKNGTILAGGTPHSMPLKQDNGFIPELESIPQSRLSKGKIVFMNYPNNPTSAVASKDFYSHAVKFCQKNKLLLCNDAAYSEIAFDDYQPQSLLSVPGAKEVAIEFNSLSKTFNMTGWRVGFVVGNEKAISALAKYKTNVDSGVFTPLQLAATHALENRHEYIPDILKAYKERRDLVIEFLEEAGFHVYHPKATFYVWAQVPGNQDSFNFTKSLLTKTGVVVTPGIGFGKHGEGYFRIALTVTKDRLKTAMEKICEYFS from the coding sequence TTGCAATCGGCCCACCGCTTAAATAATTTGCCACCTTATTTATTTGCTGATCTCGATAAAATGGTCCAAAAAGAACAGGCCAAAGGTAAAGAGATAATCAAATTGGGAATTGGTGATCCTGGCATGAAACCACCTGAAGGAATAATTAAAGCAGCTACTCAGGAAATGTATAAGGGTGAAAATCATGGTTATCCAGCCTATGATGGTATTGATAAATTAAAACATGCTATAAAAGAATACTATCAAAGCAGGTTTGGAGTTGAATTGAATCCTGATCGGGAAATCCTAACTTTAATTGGCTCTAAAGAGGGTATCGCTAATATTTCACAAGCCATCTTAAACCCGGGAGACATTAATTTTATCCCCGATCCTTCTTATCCTGTCTATAAAAATGGAACTATTCTGGCTGGTGGTACACCTCATTCTATGCCATTAAAGCAGGATAATGGTTTTATTCCGGAATTAGAAAGTATTCCCCAGTCCCGATTAAGTAAAGGTAAAATTGTTTTTATGAATTATCCTAACAACCCTACTTCGGCTGTAGCCAGCAAAGATTTCTACAGTCATGCTGTGAAATTCTGTCAAAAAAATAAGTTATTATTGTGTAATGATGCTGCCTATAGTGAAATTGCATTTGATGATTATCAACCTCAGAGTCTATTATCAGTACCTGGTGCCAAAGAAGTAGCCATCGAATTTAATTCCCTATCTAAAACCTTTAATATGACCGGTTGGCGTGTAGGTTTTGTTGTAGGTAATGAAAAGGCAATTTCTGCATTAGCTAAGTACAAAACCAATGTAGATTCTGGAGTGTTCACACCATTGCAGTTAGCTGCTACCCATGCTTTGGAAAATAGACATGAATACATTCCGGATATATTGAAGGCATACAAAGAACGAAGAGACTTGGTTATTGAATTTTTGGAAGAAGCAGGTTTTCATGTCTATCACCCCAAAGCCACTTTTTATGTTTGGGCACAAGTACCTGGCAATCAAGATTCTTTCAATTTCACTAAATCTTTACTTACCAAGACTGGTGTGGTAGTTACCCCAGGTATTGGATTTGGAAAACACGGTGAGGGGTATTTTAGAATTGCCCTGACGGTGACAAAGGACAGACTAAAAACAGCTATGGAAAAAATATGTGAGTATTTTTCTTAA
- a CDS encoding DMT family transporter gives MNINKGIILAIIATLFFSTSPIFTRLATELSPSQVAFARMFGGSLFIAIFLKSGTKLLISESFKLRYLIYGVITAFHFLFYIWSLYYTSIAHSLVIIHTAPVYVYLYEVYKGHKPTMSEAIGTILALLGLGILLGFQPYVDSTIILGNVMAFVSALCLAIYSLIGRREKNRGPLLPYTFWLYFISSLVLLPAAAADFQVAFSFKEISALIGLALFPTALGHTIYNASLRQIRSFYPSIIATQEVTGGILLGIVFLSEIPTIQTIIGALISLAGIIVIVYKSQSS, from the coding sequence ATGAATATAAATAAAGGAATTATTTTAGCTATTATTGCAACTTTGTTTTTCTCTACCAGCCCAATTTTCACACGGTTAGCCACCGAACTTTCTCCCAGTCAAGTCGCTTTTGCCCGCATGTTTGGTGGCAGCTTATTTATAGCTATCTTCTTAAAGTCTGGAACAAAATTACTTATATCAGAAAGTTTTAAACTCCGATATCTCATCTATGGAGTAATTACCGCTTTCCACTTTCTATTTTATATCTGGTCTCTATACTATACTTCAATTGCCCATAGCCTAGTCATTATACACACAGCTCCCGTTTATGTTTATTTATACGAGGTTTATAAAGGTCATAAACCCACCATGAGTGAAGCTATAGGAACAATTTTGGCTTTATTGGGTTTGGGGATATTGTTAGGTTTTCAACCTTATGTTGATTCTACAATTATCTTAGGAAATGTCATGGCTTTTGTATCCGCTCTATGTTTGGCAATCTACTCTTTAATAGGTCGCCGGGAAAAAAATCGAGGTCCTTTGTTACCTTATACCTTTTGGCTATATTTTATATCATCATTAGTATTACTTCCTGCGGCAGCTGCAGACTTTCAAGTTGCCTTTAGCTTTAAGGAAATTAGCGCCTTAATAGGCCTGGCACTATTTCCTACAGCCCTAGGACACACTATATACAATGCTTCCTTAAGACAAATCAGAAGTTTTTATCCAAGTATTATAGCAACTCAAGAGGTAACCGGAGGAATTTTACTTGGTATCGTATTTCTATCAGAAATACCAACAATTCAAACTATTATAGGTGCATTAATTTCTCTAGCTGGAATTATAGTTATTGTTTACAAATCCCAGTCGTCTTAA
- a CDS encoding metal-sensitive transcriptional regulator: protein MVSDKKDLQLRVKTVIGHMKGIEKMIDEDKYCIDIINQISAVQSSLRKISDQILEQHLHSCVKGAIKRGNEEEEVLEELMQVFKHRDD from the coding sequence ATGGTAAGTGATAAAAAGGATTTGCAGTTAAGGGTAAAAACAGTGATTGGTCATATGAAGGGAATTGAAAAAATGATTGATGAGGACAAGTACTGTATTGATATCATTAACCAAATCTCTGCAGTTCAATCTTCCCTTCGTAAAATTAGTGATCAAATCTTGGAACAGCACCTACATTCCTGTGTTAAAGGAGCTATTAAAAGAGGAAATGAAGAGGAAGAGGTTTTGGAGGAATTAATGCAAGTTTTTAAACATCGTGATGACTAA
- a CDS encoding SoxR reducing system RseC family protein yields MSNQSENENQVGKVIERKDNYVTVEIERHSACKNCGACDFGMSGNKTSELELENTVNAEVGDEVVVDMEGKDIVLASFLIYLFPLFSLVLGLFLGNMVAAEINGDENLIGLAFGILFMGFSYTGLKMYDNKVKTSQPQKFKPKILKKLTTN; encoded by the coding sequence ATGTCGAATCAAAGTGAAAATGAAAACCAAGTGGGAAAAGTAATTGAGCGCAAGGATAATTATGTAACAGTGGAAATAGAGCGTCATTCAGCATGTAAAAACTGTGGTGCCTGCGACTTTGGGATGAGCGGTAACAAAACCTCTGAATTGGAGCTTGAAAACACTGTAAACGCTGAGGTCGGTGACGAGGTAGTTGTAGATATGGAAGGAAAAGATATTGTACTGGCTTCTTTTTTAATATATCTTTTTCCATTATTTTCATTGGTTTTGGGATTATTTCTAGGGAATATGGTTGCAGCAGAAATTAATGGTGATGAGAACTTAATTGGCTTGGCCTTTGGTATATTGTTTATGGGTTTTTCCTATACAGGGCTAAAAATGTACGATAATAAAGTGAAAACATCTCAGCCACAAAAATTCAAGCCAAAAATACTCAAAAAATTAACTACGAACTAA